CTTAGATGCGGACTTATCAGTAGGCATTACCGGCTGGTTGTGCGATGAACGCCGTGGTAGTGAACTACGTGATTGCGTGCATTTAATCCCGAAAGATAAGGTAATGGTTGAAACCGATGCCCCGTATTTGTTTCCCCGTGATTATGTTTTTCCGGATGATGCCAATTTAAATAGCAAGCAAAAGAAAAAACGACGTAGTCGCAATGAACCACAATATTTAGCGCATATTGTGAACACCCTCGCAGGGCTCATGGATTTGGATTATGACAAGTTAGTGAAATTGACCAGTGCCAATAGTAAACGTTTTTTTCAGCTTTAAATTAACTCCGGTGTGTTTATCAAATGGTATTGATCGTAGGGTGGGCATGGCTTTATCTGCCCACGCTGACTCAAGCGCTTATTATGTACACTTTCAGCGTGGGCACAAAAAACGTGCCCACCCTATAGTCACTTTAAATTTGCTTCGGTGCTTATCAAATAATTCTAGAATAAACGGATGAAGCCTATTTATGGATGGACACTCATTAGGCCTTATTTTCAACTGCTTGTAAACGAGGAATATACGCCTTGCAGTTCGGCACTACCTGTTCAATGCTCACCAATATCGCTCGCTGACTCTGGGTGAAATAGTCACTAATACTATCATTTTCATGAATGCTTGCAGTGCCATTGACTCGCAATCGAGCCCCATCCGTAAAATCAATAAACAAACAACCAACATGCGGATTTTGCATTATATTACCCAGACTCATAAATGCACCATTACCATCGAAATCAGGAAAAGCAAAATGACTGGCATCGATGACTTTGATTAACCCCGGTCCTCCGCCCTTAAAAGAACAATCACAATGGCCATCAAGATCACTGGTCGCGAGAAAAAAGAAGGGGGCTTGTTCAATTCGTTGATGATATTCAGTCGGTATTTTCGACCACAGTAATTTTTGCTTGCGTTCACCATCCCATAAGTCTTCCGTCTGCCATTTTTTTTGTGCATCCAGTTCGCCCTGATGAAATGTGTGTGCTTTAGAGTCAATATCTGACATGGCTAAGTCCTTTTTATTTAATCGGTACGGGAATTACTCTAATCGGTTACGAATATTCTACCTTATTGTTATTAACAGAGTCTTAATTTGATGTGGATAGATTTAATTTGATGCGGATAGATACAGAAAATTGAAAAAATTAATTTTCATTAATCGCTTCCCTAGTTTTCCATTGTTCTACTATTTGAATGACGGGTGGTTGGCCAATATCGGTTGGCCAGGAATCGACAGCATAATATTGTTCATGGCGTTTGTCTTTTATTTGTGCAGACCAATGCTGGCCCATTAGATAGGGAGAGCGGTAGATGGGGGAATAAAGTTCATGCCGTTGTAATAAACCCAGTTGCTTGATAAATTCAAGATAATGGGTGCTATTAACCGTTGAATCAATGCAATCCATACGTCCAGACAAGCCATTATCATTGAAATTTTTGGCCTTGTCATTGTACACCGGTGTTTGTGAGGCAGCGACCTGTTCAAGCAGTGCAATGGATTGGGCAATTGCCAGACGTTCGCCCTTGGAGGAACTGTCAGCTTGGGAAAAAACATTTTTAATGGCCTCAATGGTGTGCTTGGGGATGTGAATGATTTTTTTGCTATGACAACCATAGTTAAAACAAATTGAGATTTTCTGTGGTGCGAGATCAGTCGCTTGTAATAACAATGCCACTTTTTCATGCGTTGAAATTCTAGGCGTAAGAAAATCATCACTGTCATCAGCATAAACCAGGCTTGAGTTAAGACAGAGCATTAGAGTAAGGGCAATCAGATAGACGATTTTAGAGCAAGCTTGAAAGCAGTGCATGAGATTAAGCCTGACGTTAAGTTTCTTTGAGTTTAATCGAAGTTAAAAAAAAATCAAACCTGCGCAGCCATAATTATTGGCACATAATCTGCTTTGAGTACTAATAATACGAAATAAATAAGCATTTCGTCAAAAATTAGTCACAGGATTTTTATGGCCACCCTAGCAGAAAGTAGTATTAAAACTCGAATTAGTGAGCTGATTCAAGGTGGTCTTGGTGCCCCCATACTCTTGATGGGTATGTTGGCCATGGTTATTTTACCCATGCCGACTATTTTGCTGGATATGTTTTTCACTTTCAACATTACTCTCGCACTGATTATTCTTCTGATCGTTATTTACGCCAAAAAACCGCTTGATTTTGCTATTTTCCCTACCGTTATTTTGATTGCTACCTTATTGCGTTTGTCATTAAATGTGGCTTCAACACGGGTGGTTTTATTACATGGTCATGAAGGCCCAGATGCTGCAGGAAAGGTGATTCAGTCTTTTGGTGAGGTGGTCATTGGTGGCAATTTTGCGGTTGGTTTAGTGGTTTTTATTATCCTGATCATTATCAACTTTATCGTTGTGACCAAGGGTGCTGGACGGGTTGCTGAAGTGAGTGCCCGTTTTACTTTGGATAGTATGCCCGGTAAACAAATGGCCATTGATGCCGATTTGAATCAAGGCCTGATCGATCAAGATGAAGCAAAAAATCGCCGTGAAGAAGTCACCCGCGAAGCAGATTTTTATGGTTCTATGGATGGTGCCAGTAAGTTTGTTCGGGGTGATGCCATTGCTGGGATATTGATTACTCTGATTAATGTGGTCGGTGGCTTTGTCATTGGCATGGTTCAGCATGATATGAGTGCTGCGGATGCAGCGGAAGTTTTTGTGTTACTGACCATTGGTGATGGCCTAGTCGCACAAATACCGGGACTCATTCTTTCCACTGCTGCTGGTATTATGGTGACGCGTGAAAACCGTGAAGGAGACATGGGCGGTAAGTTCATCGAAGACTTATTCAGCAAGCCTAAAACGCTAGGCGTTACCGCATTCATTATGGCTGTGATGGGTATTGTGCCCGGTATGCCTCATCTGGCTTTTTTAAGTTTTGCGGGTATGAGTGGATTTGCTGCATGGCGCATTCATAACAAGACACAAAATACTGAACTTGAAGTAATTCAAGAGAAAAAAGAGCTACAACAGCAAGCGACTGAAGAATCATCGAGTGATCTTAAAGAATTAAGTTGGGATGATGTAATGCCCATTGATTCCATTGGTCTTGAAGTGGGCTACCGCCTGATTCCCATGGTGGATAAATCTCAGGGTGGACAGTTAATGAGTCGTATCAAAGGGGTACGTAAAAAGCTTTCTCAAGATTTAGGCTTCTTAATCCCACCAGTGCATATTCGTGACAATTTAGATCTCGCGCCCAATGTCTATCGCATTGCTTTGATGGGCGTGTCAGTGGGTGAAGCCGAAGTACACCCCGATCACGATATGGCGATTAACCCCGGTCAGGTGTTTGGTGAAATTAATGGCATCAAAACAAAAGATCCAGCCTTTGGTTTACCGGCGACCTGGATAGAGCAAAATGAGAAAGAAAATGCACAAACGCTCGGTTATACCGTCGTTGATTCAAATACCGTCATTGCCACTCATTTAAGCCAATTGTTGAATGAAAATGCCACGCAATTACTAGGGCATGAAGAAGTGCAGCAATTGCTTGATAGATTGGCTGTGTCAGCACCTAAACTGGTGGAAGATTTAGTGCCTAAGATTCTGCCATTGAGCACTGTCGTCAAAGTGTTACAGAATTTATTGAGTGAATCAATTCCGGTACGGGACTTTAAAACTATTATTGAAGCAATGGCAGAATACGCCGGACAAACTCAGGATGCCGGAATTTTGACAGCTCAGGTGCGTGTCGCACTCGGCCGATTTATTGTTCAACATATCAATGGCTTAGGCACTGAATTGGTAACTTCTCAATAAGTCTGTGCATTTAAACAGCACAAACTTTACCTTTCAGCAACTCAGGCAGATATGGGATCAAATTTCTCTTGCTGATCCGGTCATTAATAAAATCCCAGAATGAAATTCCTTGTTTCAAACAAGTTTTCTTTAAACTGACAAAGGTATCTCTGCAAAGTTGCCCATCCTTTGAGCGTGTACTACCACTAATTTTACGCTTAATAACATATTCTCGAATATCATTTTCACTCAAATTATTATGAAGAGGAATATCAGGCCGTTCCAATACCAGCAGTAATTCTGTTTTATTTCTTGCCAATCGTTTCAGTGCCTGATTCAACGTTTCAAAGCTTGTTTTAGTCCGGCACAATTCATCAAAATGTTCAGCAATCGCTGACTTCAACGGATCATCTGGCTCAAGTTTATATTGTTTGAGATCATAAAATAGTTCCCAAATCTGAGTATGTACCCAGTTCAGTTCTTTATCATGTCGCTCATTGAGTGGTAGTATCCGCTGAAACACTCTGTCTGCATGTATCCAACATAATGCGTGCAACAAAATATCAAATTGTCCTGCATCATCACTCACAATCACCAAATCACTTGGAAAGCCACTGTTAATTAATGCCCCCAGTAAAGCGCCTTCTGTGGCAATGCGAACATGCCGTTGTGTTATGATACTATTGTTCTGCAGATAGTATTTCCAGGCTTCTTCATTATCAAAGCAAGTCTGATGACTTTGTTCAATAACGCTCAATGGCTTGTGAGGTAATTTTTCTGCTCTCATATAATCAAGTGCTGCATCGTTGAGCGTATAATCAACAGCAGCACCTCGTAACAATTGTAGAAAATTAATCCGGCTCTTATATCGAGTACTTGAAAACCAGGCAAAGGTTTTGATGTGTCAACACTTTTCCGGACAGTTTTCTAAATATTTTTTTGGCTGTTTCAAGTGATTTTTGTCATTTTGTATTTCCTATCATTTTAGTTTCTCATGTTAACTTTAAACAGATGAAGAGAAAGGGCTTTGCCCTCTGGAACGATAGAGCCGTTCCATTCACCCAAGGTATTTTCACAACGGTAATGATCCTGTTACAATATCTTCACGGCACAGGCTGAGGAGCCGATGGCCGTCAACGGTAATGGGCGGCATTTATGTCGCCTTTTACCCCTCTTCAATCAATCGATTTAAGCTATTTCCTGCTGTATTTCATAATCGACTGGTGACAAATAATCATTAGCCGAATGAAGTCGCTCCCGATTATAAAATACCTCAATATATTCAAATATTGCCTGCTTTGCTTCTACTCTGGTTTTGAATCGACAATGGTGCGTCAATTCAGTTTTCAAACTATGAAAGAAGCTCTCTGATACAGCATTGTCCCAGCAATTTCCTTTGCGGCTCATAGACTGAATTATGTTATGATCCGACAATATTTTTCTATGACTATCAGAGGCATATTGGCTACCTCGGTCAGTATGCCAAAGCAATCCATCCATTGGTTTACGCTTCCATATGGCCATCAGTAAAGCATCATTGACTAGCTTGGCTTTCATTCGCTCATCCATCGACCAGCCAACAATTTGCCTAGAGAATAAGTCAATGACAACCGCTAAATATAACCAGCCTTCCTTGGTGGCAATATAGGTAATATCACCCACATAGTAGCGATCAGGTTGAGAGACAGTAAACTCTCTTTCCAGTAAATTTGGAGATATACGCTTATTATGCTTGGAATTAGTCGTCGCTTTAAAGCGTCTCTTCGTTTTACAAAACAAACCGGCTTTTTTCATTAATCGACCAATTCTCCGGCGGCTTATATGAACGCCTTTTTCAGCCAGTTTTCTTTTTAAGACGACGGGTTCCATAAGTCTTGCGACTGTCTTCAAACAGTTTTTTAGCTGCTCAGTAAGCGCTTCATTTTCTTTCTCTCTATCCGTTTTAGGAGAGCTAACCCAATCATAATAGCAACTACGGGAAACATCCATAAAACGGCACAGAATCGTTACCGGGTAATCTTTAGCCTGATCAGTTATCCATGCGTACTTCACAAAGTTTCCCTTGCAAAGTACGCTGTGGCCTTTTTAATAAATCACGCTCCTGAATCACTTTTGCCAATTCTTTTTCAGACGTGTTAAGTATAGCCACATTACTTCGCTATAGATTGATCAAAACAAACTCTCAAGAAATACTTAAAAAAACAATCTTTTTTCTTTTTGTAGGATTTAAACCACGTAACTTCTCAATAAGTCTGTGCATTTAAACAGCACAAACTTTACCTTTCAGCAACTCAGGCAGATATGGGATCAAATTTCTCTTGCTGATCCGGTCATTAATAAAATCCCAGAATGAAATTCCTTGTTTCAAACAATTTTCTTTAAACTGACAAAGGTATCTCTGCAAAGTTGCCCATCCTTTGAGCGTGTACTACCACTAATTTTACGCTTAATAACATATTCTCGAATATCATTTTCACTCAAATTATTATGAAGAGGAATATCAGGCCGTTCCAATACCAGCAGTAATTCTGTTTTATTTCTTGCCAATCGTTTCAGTGCCTGATTCAACGTTTCAAAGCTTGTTTTAGTCCGGCACAATTCATCAAAATGTTCAGCAATCGCTGACTTCAACGGATCATCTGGCTCAAGTTTATATTGTTTGAGATCATAAAATAGTTCCCAAATCTGAGTATGTACCCAGTTCAGTTCTTTATCATGTCGCTCATTGAGTGGTAGTATCCGCTGAAACACTCTGTCTGCATGTATCCAACATAATGCGTGCAACAAAATATCAAATTGTCCTGCATCATCACTCACAATCACCAAATCACTTGGAAAGCCACTGTTAATTAATGCCCCCAGTAAAGCGCCTTCTGTGGCAATGCGAACATGCCGTTGTGTTATGATACTATTGTTCTGCAGATAGTATTTCCAGGCTTCTTCATTATCAAAGCAAGTCTGATGACTTTGTTCAATAACGCTCAATGGCTTGTGAGGTAATTTTTCTGCTCTCATATAATCAAGTGCTGCATCGTTGAGCGTATAATCAACAGCAGCACCTCGTAACAATTGTAGAAAATTAATCCGGCTCTTATATCGAGTACTTGAAAACCAGGCAAAGGTTTCATTGCCAACGTGAGTACAATAACCATTCTTTCCATCATGACGACTACCCGTATCATCAACATGGATATAAGTACTATTGTTGATACCGGCAGTTAGCAATGTATTTTTTTCAGTATGAAAATGGTCTTTGTCATGGATTAAAATCTCATTGATCTGACCCGTTGAAATATCAAAACCTAATTCTGTTAATTGTTGTATTATCAATGGCTGAGTCACTCTCTGGTGATAATATTGATAAACGATATAACTCTGTAATGTATGGCCAAAATGTCCTATATGTGTATCAAAGCTCAATTTTCCTATACAGGTATCACCATCGGGTGTTTTATAGCGAGCCAATCGATAACGAGTATTGAAAGGCTTAATCAGCAGCTCCTGAACAAAATAATCCTGATACCCTAAAAAACGTGAATGTTCTGGCAGGTTATCTGGTTTGATAACGGTGGTTTTATGAATAGCCAATTTCTTCTTTCGTTTACGACTTTTACTAGTCCCATTTCCTGAGTTGTTTTTCTTGCTTCCTGAATGACCTGTCGGATTATCATTGTCATCATCCTTTGGCAATTTACTGGCTCTTATTTTAGGCTTTGGAGGTAGCTTTTTAAGCTTAGCAACTTCTGTTTTAAGGGCATCGATTTCAACCTGTTGGTTTTGAATGATTTCCTGTTGTTGCTCCATGAAAGCAAGGAGTAATCGGACTACCGGTGTCTTTTCTTCTTCAGGTATCTCTGGAATTGGGTAATTTTTTCACTATAATCAATACAGGTTGTTTTCAATAAAACAATTGTATCATGGCTTTTTAAGGCTCTTTAGTTTGCCCTGTGTTGATCAAACTCCCTCTCAGTTAAGATAATATTCAAAAATATTCTATTTCGATCTGAGACAGATCGACAGGATCATTTATAGGGATAAATTACATGGGGCAGTGAAAATGCAATTTTTGTCCTCTAAAATGCTGTCAAGACTTTTTTTGTTTTTATTTCAAGTTTTGCACAGACTTATTGAGAAGTTACTGTAGATCATCATAACCTCCTGAAAAGTTACCTGATTTTGAAAATAATAGAACGGGGGACTGATTAAGCAGTGGCGTATGACATACTGCGCAAGTGGGATCACCCTTGTCCTTTTTTAAATAAGCAGTGAAAAAAGGGTCAACAAATGCTTTGGCATGCAGTGATGTTTGCCATTCCTGATAGATTTCACTATGGCAGAGACCACAGTCTTTAGCTTTTAATGAAATAGCACCTTCAGGCACTTCTTGATAGGGGATATATTGAGTTGTCTTGTCGGAGAGCTGATAGATTCCTTTTGGGTTGAGAAGGTAAACCAGCGCGATCACAATGAGAATAACGGCACTGATGATAAGCACGATTTTTTTCATTAGAAATCTCCTCAAGCATTAAATTAAATGTTAAATCAAGTATTCAATCAAGTAGTGTAATAACGTTATTGTAGCGCAAATTGTACCTAGATGCTTATTTTATTTATAATTTTACAAGACCCTCTACGGGTAATTGATTATGTGCTGCCATTTAAAAGAGGTTTACAATGTCTAAGTTCATCGGATTCAGCCATGAAGCCATTCAATTTCTGAATCAAGTGAAGCAAAATAACAATAAGCCTTGGTTTGATGCGCATTATGACTTTTATCAGCAAGATATTTTAGAAGTTTCTCGAGATCTGGTCGAAGATCTGGGTGAAGCCTTGCAACAGATTGCACCGGGCATTAATGTGGTTCCCAAGGTGAATGGCTCTATTTATCGTTTTGCAAGAGACGCTAGATTCAGCAAAGACAAAACACCTTATAAAACCCATCTGTCTTATTTGTTCTGGCAGGGGGCTTTGAAGCGTACTCGGTGTCCGGGGTTTTATTTGTCTATTCGACCAGAGTTTGTGCAAATAGGCGTTGGTATTAATCACTTTACGCCTGAGTACCTACAAGCCTGGCGACAGCAATGTGCGCATCCTCGTGCGGGCAAAGCAATTAAAAAAATAGTCGCAGCTTTAAAGAAAGCCGGTATTCAAATACATGGCGAACAATTAAAACGCATACCGAGAGGTTTTGTGCCATGTGATGAGGCAGAAGGCTTTTTTAATGAAGATTTGATTCGTTATAAAGGCCTAAAATGCTGGTTTCAAGTGCCCTTGCCCCAGCAGGTTTATGCTGCTGATTTTGTGCCATTTTGTTATGCATATTATCAGCAATTATTACCACTTTTTGAGTGGCTGGTGGGAATTTTAAGTCACTTTACAGTTGAGACCGATTTTTCAGATTTTTGATTCTGAGCAATTTGTCACAAAAACAATTGATAAGCTAAATATTTATTAAATTTGATTTGTGGGTACAGATTAAAAAGCAGTTTATGTCTATGCTGAATATACCTCTGATACTTGGAAGTGCAGACTTCGTTCTCTTTGTTAAGAGATGTAATTTAAAGCCTCAATCATGTAGTGCTTATACAATCAATCGGCTCTAAATCAAAATGCCTTGCTGCATTTCCAAGTATCACGGGTATACAACACTTCGAAAAAGATGTTTTCAATAAATAGTCAACGGATAGGATATGAGTAACCAAGAAACAAGCTTGCATAAAGTTTTTTTTCTATCTTTAACAGGGACTATACTCGCCTCTGTAGGGATGCTCGTGCCTACTCATATCCTAGCTTCGGATGATTTTTCTGCATACGGTATCGGCAAGCCAGCGCTTGTCAGGCCTCCGGAAAAATTGCCCAAGCAAAAAATATCTAACGCACCCTTTTTCAAAGATTTTGAAAAAGACTTTCGTGTAAATTTCCTCCAGAGAAAATCAATAACAAGCAAGTCGGCAAAGTCCAAGTCAGCTAAAACAATCAATGACTCACCTTTGTTAATTGAACTTGATTATAAAGATCAAAATGCTACTTTTGCATCGCCTTATCATGGCATTAACTCCGAACAAAAAAATACCATCAATCATACCAGCAATGAATATCAAACGCGCATGGGCTATCAATTTAAGCATTTAACCCCTGAGGCAAGTCTTAAGTACAGCCCTGATTCTTATGGCTTTGGCAAATATTATAATTATGAATTAGGTGTTGCAGTGCCCATCAAAGATATTTTTTCACTGGAAACCCGTTATGGCTGGAACAAGTTTGATAAACAGGCCGAAAAAGGGGGGATGGAAGATTATCAGGACTGGAGTGTTGGCGTTTCTACCACTTATAAGGGCATGAAACTCAAAGTTGATTACATTGATATTAACGCGGGTGACAAATCGCCTGAATGTGGACGTCTATTACCCTGCGAAAGTAAAACTGTTTTTAGCATTATCAAGAATTTCTAGCAGAGCCATAGAATGATTAAAACCAGTCATTCAATGGTTTTGGTTTACCTAAATGATAGCCCTGCCCATAAGTGATGCCCATTTTAGTTAGAGTATCTACATCTTCCTGTGTTTCAACATATTCAGCTACAGTTTCCTGGTTGTTGAGCTGACATATTTCCTGAGTATGACGGATCATCAACTTATCAAAGTCGTTAGTAAGCATGTCGCGTACAAAGCTACCATCAATTTTAACCACGTTAAACGGTAGATTTTTTAGATAGTCAAACGAGGCCATCCCCGTACCAAAATCATCCAGAGCAAAACCGATTTTTTTGCTATGACAAAAACTAATAAGTTCTGAGGCTTGAGACAGATTGCCAATAGCGGATGTTTCAGTAATTTCTAATTCCAGACATTGCCAGGGAAAATCGACTTGCTCAATTGTTTTTTTCAGTTCAGTTTGAAAGTCAGGATCATTCAGTGTGCCACCGGCTAGATTAATATGTGCAGAATGTAGTTTTTTTACATGTTCAGGTTGTTGCATGACACTGGCGAGGAATGTCTTGAGTACAAAAATATCAATATCAACCATCATATTGTAGCGTTCAGCAATGGCGAGAAAACTATCGGGAGGCATAAACTCACCCTGGCCGTTCCACATTCGAATGAGTACTTCATAAGATATTTTGTGAGTGTTTGTATCCTGCAAGGGAACAATGGCCTGAGCGTAGAGTTCAAAGCGTGAAGGACCGTTCTGTAAGGCTTCTTTGATATAGCCTGCGATTGCTAAATCATGATTGTTTTTATTTTGTTCGTTATAAATATGCAGTTTATTATGACCGGTGGCCTTGGCATTATAAAATGCAATATCCACTGTTTTTATCAGCTCTTCTAAAGTGTATTCAAAAGGCTCGAATATGACCATGCCGATGGATGCTGAAAGGGTAATGGTATTCTCTTCATGTTTAAAATGTACGCTTTTGAGTCGTTTAAGTTGTTGTTTGGCAAATTGAATTGCTTCGTCTTCTGAGGTGTTTTTTATCAGCAGAAAAAAATCATCACCACCTACGCGAGCGATAACAATGTTATCGGGAATATCATTTTGTAATATCAGGGCGATTTTTTTGAGTACTTCATCACCCGCAATATGGCCTACGGAGTCATTCACCAGTTTAAACTGATCCAGATCGATACTTAATAATGCATGATGGGAAGGACTCGTGTTTATATCGGGTCGTAATACTTGCTCGATTTCCTGTTCGATGGCATAACGGTTGAGTAAACCGGTTAAATAATCATGGCGACTGCGGTAGTCAAGCTTGTTTGTTTTTTCTTTGATTTGTTCAATCATGTTATTGAAACCGTCAAACAAAGATCGTACTTCATTTTTGGCATCGGTTGAAATATTTTGGTTTTCTTGTTTGTGGACGTCATAATGCGTCATTGCATGATCTAATTGACGAAATGGCCGGGTAAAAATAAGGCTGATTTTCCAAGCAAGCAATAAGCCAATGGCTAATAGTGCAGGAAAAATAAATAACAATGTATAGAGATGTTCTTTAAGACCGGTTTGGTATTGCTTTGGGTTGATGACAATTAAGGTTTGACCATAGGTGTAATCATCTGCTTGAACAGGAAGCTTAAGGAATAGTCGATCTTGTTTTGAAAACCAAGATTGTCCCATGAGTAATTTTTTGCCCTGCAACTCCCTAGTATAATCCAGCACACCATGACTTAAAATCGCTTGGTTGTCCTGATCAAATAAAACCAGCGCATCGACCGATTTAAAGCCGCTGATACGAAAGGCAATGTCAGCATAGATATCCGCTTCGGGTGAGAGCAGGGCTTTGAGTAAATCATTGTTTAGAGAACGTCCAAGGGTACTAGCTTGAGCAACTGCAATGGAGCGGCGTTCTTGATGGTCGAACCAGGTCAATAAGAGAAATATACCCAACTCAATAACGATGAGTAAAATGGCAATCAAAATAATTAATTGACTGCGGATGCTGAATTTTTGCCACATAGCTATTTTTCAATCGGGAGTTTAAAGTCATTACCCCATTCATTCCATGATGCATCGTAGTTGGATACATCATAGCCTAACTCCCTCAAGGCTAGATAATTTGCTGATGAGACACGTCCAATGGCACAATAAATAACCACTTTTTTATTGCGTGGAATATCGCTATAAAGCTTGGTTAATTGATCAATACTCTTCAGGCTGGAAAAACCACCGGTTTTAGCAATATTATGTGAAGCAGGGAGGTTGATTGCTGTTGGTATGTGGCCAAAACGCTTGGCAGAGGACGTTTTGCCAACATAGTCTGAGGTGTTTCGTGCATCGATAATGAGTTGGTTTTTATTACGGGTGGCTAATTGAGTGCTAAATTTACTGGCAAGTCGTTTATGGTTTAAGCTGGCAATATATTGACTGGGCTTTGCTGTATGGTTTTCTAAACTAATGGGATAGTCTTTACTAATCCAGTGGTCATAGCCATGATCCAATACCTTGACCTTGCTGAGCCCATAGACTTCTAAAATCCAAAATAGGCGAGCGGCATCGACTAAATCACCATTATCATAAATAACAACCTGTGACTTTTTATCGATGCCTCGTAAGCGAAAATTCTTTTGTGTAACACCTGGGGAGCTGATTTTACCATTCAACTTCTGATTCTTGTATGTTAATGCAATGGGGTAACTTAAAGCACCTTGAATGTGACCGGCTTGATAAGCCTCAGGATCGCGAGCATCAAGAATAATCAGGGAATTATCGCTTAATTGCTGTTTAAGTTGCTCAGGTGACATGCGTAGACTTTCTGAAAAGGCCACAGTGGGTAAACAGACAATGATAATGAGCAATATGACCAGCAATTTTTTCATAGCGTAGCGAATTCCTAGATATGGTGATTTTGGGTATAGAAAAAGGTTCTAGAAAAAGTATAGGCTATAATCGATTTAGCGCCAGTTTAAAGTGCTTTATTAGAGTGAAAAAGTCGATATAAGATAGGAATGATAATCAAACTGACCAGCATGGAAAAACTGAGTCCCCAAACAATCACCACTGCCAGTGGTTGTAGCATTTCAGCCCCATCACCTAGACCAATCGACAATGGCAACATACCGACAACGGTGGTGAGGGTGGTCATAAGAATAGGGCGCAAGCGTAATCGGGCTGCATGACTAATGGCCTGCTCTAATGCCAGACCTGCTTTGCGTTCCAGTTCAATTTGTTCGACCAGTACAATAGCGTTGTTGACTACGATACCTGCCAACATAATCAAACCGAGCCAGACGGGCATTGATACGGGCAAGTCTCTGAAATAGAGTCCGGCGGCAACACCAATGATCATAAAAGGGATTGCCATAAGGATAATTAAGGGATTTTTTAATGATTCATATT
This genomic window from sulfur-oxidizing endosymbiont of Gigantopelta aegis contains:
- a CDS encoding putative bifunctional diguanylate cyclase/phosphodiesterase, encoding MWQKFSIRSQLIILIAILLIVIELGIFLLLTWFDHQERRSIAVAQASTLGRSLNNDLLKALLSPEADIYADIAFRISGFKSVDALVLFDQDNQAILSHGVLDYTRELQGKKLLMGQSWFSKQDRLFLKLPVQADDYTYGQTLIVINPKQYQTGLKEHLYTLLFIFPALLAIGLLLAWKISLIFTRPFRQLDHAMTHYDVHKQENQNISTDAKNEVRSLFDGFNNMIEQIKEKTNKLDYRSRHDYLTGLLNRYAIEQEIEQVLRPDINTSPSHHALLSIDLDQFKLVNDSVGHIAGDEVLKKIALILQNDIPDNIVIARVGGDDFFLLIKNTSEDEAIQFAKQQLKRLKSVHFKHEENTITLSASIGMVIFEPFEYTLEELIKTVDIAFYNAKATGHNKLHIYNEQNKNNHDLAIAGYIKEALQNGPSRFELYAQAIVPLQDTNTHKISYEVLIRMWNGQGEFMPPDSFLAIAERYNMMVDIDIFVLKTFLASVMQQPEHVKKLHSAHINLAGGTLNDPDFQTELKKTIEQVDFPWQCLELEITETSAIGNLSQASELISFCHSKKIGFALDDFGTGMASFDYLKNLPFNVVKIDGSFVRDMLTNDFDKLMIRHTQEICQLNNQETVAEYVETQEDVDTLTKMGITYGQGYHLGKPKPLNDWF
- a CDS encoding sulfurtransferase; translated protein: MKKLLVILLIIIVCLPTVAFSESLRMSPEQLKQQLSDNSLIILDARDPEAYQAGHIQGALSYPIALTYKNQKLNGKISSPGVTQKNFRLRGIDKKSQVVIYDNGDLVDAARLFWILEVYGLSKVKVLDHGYDHWISKDYPISLENHTAKPSQYIASLNHKRLASKFSTQLATRNKNQLIIDARNTSDYVGKTSSAKRFGHIPTAINLPASHNIAKTGGFSSLKSIDQLTKLYSDIPRNKKVVIYCAIGRVSSANYLALRELGYDVSNYDASWNEWGNDFKLPIEK